A genome region from Glycine max cultivar Williams 82 chromosome 5, Glycine_max_v4.0, whole genome shotgun sequence includes the following:
- the LOC100784047 gene encoding uncharacterized protein isoform X2, with the protein MDPTQMKKIQAMNSLIPLLLSSKLLFIIGNLIIFFLLVNSRILSSDSSSSTCVVYYDEYIQSCQTMKPQIPSPEVNESKTLLEKHVGENEDVNSVDFKGKWGIEKATEESKEEENLDGGYKQSLIPSSSYELNKRADDFVARVNRQRRLELSLLHYDSY; encoded by the exons ATGGATCCTACACAAATGAAGAAGATTCAAGCCATGAACAG TTTAATACCACTCTTATTGAGCTCAAAGCTCTTATTTATCATAGGCAACCTCATAATTTTCTTCCTTCTAGTAAACTCCAGAATCCTTTCCTCGGATTCCTCTTCAAGTACTTGTGTTGTTTACTATGATGAGTACATTCAGAGCTGTCAAACTATGAAACCTCAGATTCCAAGCCCTGAGGTCAACGAGAGTAAAACATTATTGGAGAAACATGTTGGGGAAAATGAGGACGTGAACAGTGTGGACTTTAAGGGCAAATGGGGGATTGAGAAAGCTACAGAAGAATCCAAAGAGGAGGAGAATCTAGATGGAGGATATAAACAAAGTTtgattccttcttcttcttatgaATTGAACAAAAGGGCTGATGATTTCGTTGCAAGAGTCAATAGGCAAAGGAGGCTTGAACTTAGCCTTCTGCATTATGATAGTTACTAA
- the LOC100784047 gene encoding uncharacterized protein isoform X1 — translation MDPTQMKKIQAMNRYKKRQFLDNLYFYFLSALTCSVFCCVTLCFPYLCSLLRVFFMVHISSLIPLLLSSKLLFIIGNLIIFFLLVNSRILSSDSSSSTCVVYYDEYIQSCQTMKPQIPSPEVNESKTLLEKHVGENEDVNSVDFKGKWGIEKATEESKEEENLDGGYKQSLIPSSSYELNKRADDFVARVNRQRRLELSLLHYDSY, via the coding sequence ATGGATCCTACACAAATGAAGAAGATTCAAGCCATGAACAGGTACAAGAAGCGCCAATTTCTGGATAATTTGTATTTCTATTTCTTGAGTGCCCTAACTTGCAGTGTGTTCTGTTGTGTCACTCTCTGCTTTCCCTATCTATGTTCTCTTCTCCGGGTCTTTTTCATGGTGCACATCTCAAGTTTAATACCACTCTTATTGAGCTCAAAGCTCTTATTTATCATAGGCAACCTCATAATTTTCTTCCTTCTAGTAAACTCCAGAATCCTTTCCTCGGATTCCTCTTCAAGTACTTGTGTTGTTTACTATGATGAGTACATTCAGAGCTGTCAAACTATGAAACCTCAGATTCCAAGCCCTGAGGTCAACGAGAGTAAAACATTATTGGAGAAACATGTTGGGGAAAATGAGGACGTGAACAGTGTGGACTTTAAGGGCAAATGGGGGATTGAGAAAGCTACAGAAGAATCCAAAGAGGAGGAGAATCTAGATGGAGGATATAAACAAAGTTtgattccttcttcttcttatgaATTGAACAAAAGGGCTGATGATTTCGTTGCAAGAGTCAATAGGCAAAGGAGGCTTGAACTTAGCCTTCTGCATTATGATAGTTACTAA
- the LOC100500664 gene encoding ubiquitin-like and CAP-Gly domains-containing protein has product MASSIQQVEGDESVVLRVTHSNLKTFASDIRFSLHLTVEAVKDKLWKKCGTSVNSMHLQLYDDARNKIADLSDHSKPLAFYSPLDGFRLHVVDLDPSSVTSGGWLEDTSLVEKYTISEEAYNKRPDTFRKYKEKFTSQNTATAEAKIPDDCMGDLSADIKVGSRCEVEPGAKRGVVKFVGRAESLGPGFWVGVQYDEPLGKHDGMVKGVRYFECPPSHGGMVRPEKVKVGDYPERDPFEEDEI; this is encoded by the exons ATGGCTTCGAGCATCCAACAAGTGGAAGGGGACGAGTCAGTTGTGCTGCGCGTGACTCATTCCAATCTCAAAACCTTCGCCTCCGACATCCGCTTCTCGCTTCACCTCACCGTCGAAGCCGTCAAAGACAAGCTCTGGAAAAAATGCGGCACCTCTGTCAACTCAATGCACCTCCAACTCTACGACGACGCTCGCAACAAAATTGCCGATCTCTCTGATCATTCCAAACCCCTTGCCTTCTATTCCCCTCTTGATGGGTTTCGTTTGCATGTTGTGGATCTGGATCCATCTTCCGTCACATCTGGTGGTTGGCTCGAAGATACTTCGCTGGTCGAAAAATACACTATTTCTGAAGAAGCCTATAATAAGCGACCAG ACACTTTCAGAAAATATAAGGAGAAATTTACATCCCAGAATACTGCAACTGCGGAGGCAAAG ATACCAGATGACTGTATGGGAGATCTCTCTGCTGATATCAAG GTAGGATCCAGATGTGAGGTTGAACCTGGGGCAAAAAGGGGTGTTGTAAAATTTGTTGGCCGGGCAGAATCACTGGGTCCTGGTTTCTGGGTTGGTGTCCAATATGACGAACCCTTGGGCAAACATGATGGCAT GGTCAAAGGAGTACGCTACTTCGAATGCCCTCCATCTCATGGTGGAATGGTTAGACCAGAGAAAGTGAAG GTCGGTGACTACCCTGAACGAGACCCCTTTGAAGAAGATGAAATATGA
- the LOC100808454 gene encoding Heavy metal-associated isoprenylated plant protein 7-like, producing the protein MGEEEKKLEESKEENKKAEEPKKEEEKKEERKTEESKDDKESKEKVAPSEIVLKVFMHCEGCARKVRRSLKGFPGVEDILTDCKSHKVVVKGEKADPLKVLERLQKKSHRKVELLSPIPKPPTEEEKKPQEEQEKPKPEEKKEEPRVITVVLKVHMHCEACAQEIKRRIEKMKGVESAEADLKKSEVSVKGVFETAKLVEHVYKRTGKHAVIVKQEAEKKEEEKKAEEEVEKKMEKGSGEGEENKEKKEGGEGEAKAEEASTVLEVKKSEYYYNPPPRYGGMEFYAYSGPAYPPQIFSDENPNACSVM; encoded by the exons ATGGGCGAG gaagagaaaaaattagaagaaagcaAAGAGGAGAACAAAAAAGCAGAGGAAccaaagaaggaagaagagaagaaagaggagagaaaaactgaggaatcaaaagatgacaaAGAATCTAAGGAGAAAGTTGCGCCGTCAGAAATCGTGCTTAAAGTGTTCATGCATTGTGAAGGGTGTGCTCGCAAGGTTCGTCGCTCCCTCAAAGGATTCCCAG GGGTCGAAGATATACTCACAGATTGCAAGTCTCACAAGGTGGTTGTGAAAGGAGAAAAAGCGGATCCGCTGAAGGTTCTAGAGAGACTACAGAAGAAAAGCCATAGAAAGGTTGAACTTCTCTCTCCGATCCCAAAACCACCCACGGAAGAGGAGAAAAAACCCCAAGAGGAACAAGAGAAGCCCAAACCAgaggagaagaaagaagag CCTCGGGTTATCACAGTTGTTCTGAAAGTTCACATGCATTGCGAAGCTTGCGCCCAGGAAATCAAGAGACGCATCGAGAAAATGAAAG GGGTTGAATCAGCGGAAGCGGATCTGAAGAAGTCGGAGGTAAGCGTGAAGGGGGTGTTCGAGACAGCGAAGCTGGTGGAGCACGTGTACAAGAGGACAGGGAAGCATGCAGTGATAGTGAAGCAAGAGgcagagaagaaagaagaagagaagaaagcagaggaagaagttgagaagaaaatggagaaagGGAGTGGCGAGGGAGAAgaaaacaaggagaaaaaagaaggaggagAGGGTGAAGCCAAAGCAGAAGAGGCATCCACAGTGTTGGAGGTGAAAAAGAGTGAGTATTATTACAACCCACCACCAAGGTATGGTGGCATGGAGTTCTATGCATACTCTGGACCAGCGTACCCTCCTCAGATCTTCAGTGATGAGAACCCCAATGCCTGCTCTGTCATGTAA